A window from Nitrospirota bacterium encodes these proteins:
- a CDS encoding LPP20 family lipoprotein: MRTPNGLLAKLTGSGLALALLIGLTACGGAPTWVKKGSGAYNDKDSKAFYGVGSVVGVKNEPLAWDTAENRARAEIAKNFETYTGYLMRDYAASTTAGDFTRNTEEQNVERAIKTITTVTLSGVRPVDRYKDEKTGTYYVLAKLSLEDMKSNLEQAKELNAQVRDFVRKNADRLFERLEKEEEKRANR, from the coding sequence ATGCGCACACCCAATGGGCTTCTTGCGAAACTCACAGGAAGCGGACTCGCCCTTGCGCTTCTGATCGGACTGACCGCCTGCGGCGGCGCTCCGACCTGGGTCAAGAAGGGATCGGGCGCCTATAACGACAAGGATTCGAAGGCCTTCTACGGGGTCGGATCGGTGGTCGGCGTGAAGAATGAGCCGCTCGCGTGGGACACGGCCGAGAATCGCGCGCGGGCCGAGATCGCGAAAAACTTCGAGACCTATACCGGCTACCTCATGCGGGACTACGCCGCATCCACCACAGCCGGCGATTTCACCAGAAACACGGAAGAGCAGAACGTGGAGCGGGCTATTAAGACCATCACGACCGTCACGCTCAGCGGCGTCCGTCCCGTCGACCGTTACAAGGACGAAAAGACCGGCACCTACTACGTACTGGCGAAGCTCAGCTTGGAGGATATGAAAAGCAACCTGGAGCAGGCGAAGGAGCTGAACGCCCAGGTGCGCGACTTCGTCCGAAAAAACGCCGACCGACTCTTCGAGCGATTGGAAAAGGAAGAAGAGAAACGGGCCAACCGGTAG
- a CDS encoding penicillin-binding protein activator LpoB gives MQETWMAPGWRIATAPALLALSLWLAGCGAEAKVTRVDPGVVTDLSGRWNDTDSRQVAEELVKQALSYPWLDNFVKSKNRQPVVIVGTILNRSHEHINVQTFVQDLARELTNSQKVTFVAGKGEREEIREERREQAVHAREDTQKAPGKELGADYMMKGSISTILDETDGVKAVFYQVDLEMIDLESNVKSWFGQKKIKKVIERKRTIF, from the coding sequence ATGCAGGAGACGTGGATGGCGCCAGGATGGAGGATCGCGACGGCCCCGGCATTGCTCGCGCTGTCACTATGGCTGGCGGGCTGCGGCGCCGAAGCCAAGGTGACCCGCGTGGACCCCGGCGTCGTGACGGATCTCAGCGGCCGCTGGAACGACACCGATTCCCGCCAAGTCGCCGAAGAGTTGGTCAAGCAGGCGCTCAGCTATCCGTGGCTGGACAATTTCGTCAAATCGAAGAACCGCCAACCGGTCGTCATCGTCGGGACGATTCTGAACCGCAGCCACGAGCATATCAATGTACAGACTTTCGTGCAGGATCTGGCCCGAGAATTGACAAATTCGCAGAAGGTCACGTTTGTCGCCGGCAAGGGCGAACGGGAGGAGATCCGCGAGGAGCGGCGCGAGCAGGCCGTCCATGCCCGCGAGGATACGCAGAAGGCTCCGGGAAAAGAACTCGGCGCCGACTACATGATGAAAGGGAGCATCTCGACCATCCTCGACGAGACGGACGGCGTCAAGGCCGTGTTCTATCAGGTCGATCTCGAGATGATCGACCTCGAAAGCAATGTGAAGTCCTGGTTCGGGCAGAAAAAGATCAAGAAAGTCATCGAACGCAAACGGACGATTTTTTAG
- a CDS encoding TonB family protein, translating into MMHRNVSRARRLPVSTTGGILRGWLISLTLHSLLVGTALVVAADWNPLPRRKVFQWDVTIIQTHPSPFAAEVPSSFDMAPESPPATSESEPTRPVAPPLESSPSADNTAADPATISEVSHPSVPLDHDTAEIVVDRARQTVRDAVPKPAASSPAPRRHTPIPRDPTNVQPQTSVDDPVPLSTAGQADLPPPEVDPEQDSPLVQEPAIQDVAKLVTRPPAQERAGAVSRPLRADYGWLADALHVQVERLKRYPYLAKSNRWQGNVVLEAVIQADGSISDITVVQSSGYTMLDQDAVALLHRASPVSLAHPLGRPQVVVQIPIGYRLE; encoded by the coding sequence ATGATGCATCGCAATGTCTCGCGCGCCCGTCGATTGCCGGTTTCAACCACCGGCGGCATTCTCCGTGGGTGGCTGATATCGCTGACACTTCACAGCCTGCTGGTCGGAACCGCCCTCGTAGTGGCCGCCGATTGGAATCCATTGCCCCGTCGCAAGGTCTTCCAGTGGGACGTGACAATCATCCAGACCCATCCGTCGCCGTTCGCCGCCGAGGTGCCGTCCTCGTTCGACATGGCGCCGGAATCGCCGCCGGCCACATCGGAAAGCGAACCCACTCGGCCCGTCGCTCCGCCCCTTGAATCTTCTCCGAGCGCGGACAACACAGCAGCCGATCCCGCGACGATCTCGGAGGTTTCCCATCCTTCCGTCCCGCTCGACCACGACACGGCCGAGATCGTGGTAGACCGGGCGCGGCAAACAGTGCGCGACGCCGTCCCGAAGCCGGCCGCGTCATCTCCGGCGCCTCGCCGGCACACACCGATTCCGCGCGACCCCACGAACGTCCAGCCGCAGACCTCCGTCGACGATCCGGTCCCGCTCTCAACGGCAGGACAGGCGGACCTCCCTCCGCCGGAGGTCGATCCTGAACAAGACTCGCCTCTCGTGCAGGAGCCGGCGATCCAAGACGTCGCCAAACTGGTGACGCGCCCTCCCGCGCAGGAGCGGGCAGGGGCGGTGTCCAGGCCGCTGCGGGCGGACTATGGCTGGCTCGCCGACGCTCTGCATGTCCAGGTGGAGCGCCTCAAGCGATATCCCTATCTGGCCAAGAGCAATCGTTGGCAAGGCAACGTCGTCCTGGAAGCCGTCATTCAGGCTGACGGGTCCATTTCCGACATTACGGTCGTTCAAAGTTCCGGATACACCATGCTCGATCAGGATGCCGTCGCACTGTTGCACCGGGCCTCTCCCGTGTCGCTGGCCCATCCGCTGGGACGACCGCAGGTCGTCGTTCAGATTCCGATCGGCTACCGGCTGGAGTGA
- a CDS encoding FecR family protein — translation MNLSDPQDPSERLVDEAIDWLVQLQSGQATDDLQRRCANWRAHSPAHEAAFQEAEALWKGLGRLPLNPPLHINPEPPAQPASLRPEVRTARIPARTWAVAATVLLVAGGLWSAGMLDIMRADLADYRTATGEQRRVTLADGSTLFLNTDTALDVTITGKARSVRLLRGEADFVVAPDPTRPFTVTSAGVATRALGTEFAVRLQDGAVTVTVLEHAVRVSGPAGDGMDAVTLLEGERVGYSPDTGLGRIELADLRSAAAWRRGKLIFASQPLAAVVEELNRYRRGRIVVADSRLRDLRVTGVFETADPDGALEAVKRVLRVRTISLTPYLVLLRQ, via the coding sequence ATGAACCTCTCCGATCCGCAAGATCCAAGCGAACGGCTGGTGGACGAGGCCATCGACTGGCTGGTGCAGTTGCAGTCGGGTCAGGCCACGGACGATCTGCAACGCCGATGCGCGAACTGGCGGGCTCACAGCCCGGCGCATGAAGCGGCATTTCAGGAGGCCGAGGCCTTGTGGAAAGGTCTGGGACGGCTTCCCCTCAATCCGCCCCTCCATATCAACCCAGAGCCGCCTGCGCAACCCGCATCGCTTCGCCCGGAGGTGAGAACGGCGAGGATACCGGCGCGCACCTGGGCCGTCGCGGCGACGGTGCTCCTGGTGGCCGGCGGTCTCTGGTCTGCCGGCATGCTCGACATCATGCGGGCCGATTTGGCGGATTATCGGACCGCGACCGGCGAGCAACGGCGTGTCACGCTGGCCGACGGCAGCACCCTGTTCCTCAATACCGATACCGCCCTCGACGTGACCATCACCGGCAAGGCCCGCTCGGTGCGCCTGCTCCGCGGGGAAGCCGACTTCGTCGTGGCGCCGGATCCGACCCGGCCGTTCACCGTAACGAGCGCCGGGGTGGCGACCCGCGCTCTCGGGACCGAGTTCGCAGTCCGCCTACAAGATGGCGCGGTTACGGTGACCGTTCTCGAACACGCGGTTCGCGTGTCCGGCCCGGCCGGCGACGGCATGGACGCCGTCACACTCCTGGAAGGGGAACGCGTCGGCTATTCGCCCGACACGGGACTCGGTCGGATCGAACTTGCCGATCTGCGGTCGGCCGCCGCGTGGCGGCGAGGTAAGCTGATCTTCGCCTCGCAGCCCCTGGCCGCCGTGGTCGAGGAACTGAATCGCTACCGTCGAGGCCGCATCGTCGTCGCCGATTCCCGTCTGCGCGACCTTCGGGTGACGGGGGTGTTCGAGACCGCCGATCCGGACGGCGCCCTGGAAGCCGTCAAGCGTGTGCTCCGCGTTCGCACAATCAGCCTGACGCCTTATCTGGTTCTGCTCCGCCAATAG
- the proC gene encoding pyrroline-5-carboxylate reductase, whose translation MLKVKTLAFLGGGNMSDALIAGLLQAGTARPEQIIATDILPDRRDHLKNRYRIKTTGDNREAAGLANIMILSVEPQMLDEVLKDIQPVVPADSLVLSVAAGYPIARVASHLKAVTRIVRAMPNTPSTVREAVTALAFNHGLSEDDQNTARTVFESVGKVVVVEERLMDAVTGLSGSGPAYVYVMIEALADGGVKMGLPRHVAELLAAQTVLGAARMMIESGEPPGRLKDRVASPGGTTIAGLYQLEKGRLRAALISAVEAAAKRSTELGKEHGTV comes from the coding sequence ATGCTGAAGGTAAAGACGCTCGCCTTCCTGGGCGGCGGCAACATGTCGGACGCATTGATCGCCGGACTGTTGCAGGCCGGCACCGCCCGGCCGGAGCAGATCATCGCCACCGATATCCTTCCGGACAGGCGCGACCACCTCAAAAACCGATATCGCATCAAGACGACGGGCGACAATAGAGAGGCAGCCGGACTTGCGAACATCATGATTTTGTCGGTTGAACCTCAAATGCTCGACGAGGTGCTGAAGGACATTCAGCCGGTCGTACCGGCGGACAGTCTCGTCCTCTCGGTCGCAGCCGGCTATCCGATCGCCCGAGTGGCCTCGCACCTCAAAGCCGTCACGCGGATCGTCCGCGCCATGCCCAATACACCCTCCACGGTGCGGGAAGCCGTCACCGCATTGGCGTTCAACCACGGACTTTCGGAGGACGATCAGAACACCGCGCGGACCGTGTTCGAATCGGTCGGTAAGGTGGTGGTCGTCGAGGAACGGCTGATGGACGCCGTCACCGGCCTGAGCGGCAGCGGACCGGCTTACGTGTACGTCATGATCGAGGCGTTGGCCGACGGAGGCGTGAAGATGGGGCTTCCGCGGCACGTGGCGGAACTGCTGGCGGCGCAGACCGTCCTGGGAGCGGCCCGCATGATGATCGAGAGCGGCGAACCTCCCGGGCGCTTGAAAGACCGCGTTGCCTCGCCGGGCGGGACGACCATCGCCGGTCTGTATCAATTGGAAAAGGGGAGACTGCGGGCGGCGCTGATATCGGCCGTCGAGGCGGCGGCAAAACGTTCAACCGAGTTGGGCAAGGAGCACGGCACCGTGTAG
- a CDS encoding LPP20 family lipoprotein, with protein sequence MALILSSSALPACTWSWSKNKPGWLDGSSPEFPPSQYLLGIGQAETRTIAAEQAYAAVARIFKAEINAQAKDWESYLLIENRGKATTERRLTLDNVTRVSTDKVLENVRILDTWFDRRSGQHYALAGMNRAQAESALLERIAELDRTIDTEVTEARRTQDKLARVRNLKRAARNLVVREAYNADLRVIRASGQGHPPAYRVAELTAELEQFLAANLAVAVEVTGDQAEPIQRAVMEGLIREGLSVTGRPPAGESSSLGGEGGPTPELIVKGTVRLWPIDVRDPQFQFVRWCSDFVIQELATQRIVGAVSKGGKEGHLTTREATAKALRVMQQEFASDLAKAIAGYIYGDAELPAAAGPPAGCPRGDETSAPPATNPLSM encoded by the coding sequence ATGGCGCTCATCCTTTCATCGTCGGCGCTGCCAGCCTGCACATGGTCCTGGTCCAAAAACAAGCCGGGATGGCTCGATGGATCCAGCCCGGAGTTTCCTCCAAGCCAATACCTGCTTGGAATCGGTCAAGCCGAAACCCGGACGATCGCCGCGGAACAAGCCTATGCGGCGGTGGCCAGGATTTTCAAAGCCGAAATCAACGCGCAGGCGAAGGACTGGGAATCGTATCTCCTGATCGAAAACCGAGGCAAGGCGACGACGGAGCGTCGCCTGACCCTCGACAATGTCACCCGCGTCTCGACGGACAAGGTGCTCGAGAATGTGCGGATTTTGGATACCTGGTTCGACCGGCGAAGCGGCCAGCATTATGCGCTGGCAGGCATGAACCGTGCGCAGGCTGAGTCGGCGTTGTTGGAACGGATCGCCGAATTGGATCGGACGATCGACACGGAAGTGACGGAGGCCCGCCGCACCCAAGATAAGCTCGCGCGTGTCAGGAATCTGAAACGGGCCGCCAGGAACCTGGTGGTGCGGGAAGCCTACAACGCCGACCTGCGGGTGATTCGCGCCAGCGGCCAAGGCCATCCGCCCGCCTATCGGGTCGCCGAACTGACGGCGGAACTGGAACAGTTTCTGGCGGCCAACCTGGCGGTCGCGGTGGAAGTCACCGGCGATCAGGCGGAACCGATCCAACGCGCGGTGATGGAGGGACTGATCCGGGAAGGGCTCTCGGTGACGGGACGTCCGCCGGCCGGAGAAAGTTCGTCTCTCGGAGGCGAGGGGGGTCCAACACCCGAACTGATCGTCAAGGGTACCGTCCGGTTGTGGCCGATCGACGTGCGCGATCCGCAGTTTCAATTCGTCCGCTGGTGCAGCGACTTCGTGATACAGGAGCTGGCCACGCAGCGGATCGTCGGCGCCGTCTCGAAAGGCGGAAAAGAAGGGCACCTGACGACCAGGGAAGCGACGGCCAAGGCGTTGCGTGTCATGCAGCAGGAATTTGCGTCTGACCTGGCGAAGGCCATCGCCGGCTACATCTACGGCGACGCGGAACTGCCGGCTGCCGCCGGTCCTCCGGCCGGATGCCCGCGGGGCGATGAAACGTCGGCGCCCCCTGCAACGAACCCTCTATCCATGTGA
- a CDS encoding sigma-70 family RNA polymerase sigma factor, translating to MAGTQRVDWLTSFQQYRRDLLAFLTRKLGCHDLAADCVQETYLRLVSLGPRLTIEHPRAFLFRIASNLAIDHLRRSQRQIEILSPDPLPVEVPSREPSAEDALHAKQTVAILSAAVAELSPKCRQALILNRLEGKSHAEIAAHLGVSESMVAKYIAQALKHCRRRLRSNWP from the coding sequence ATGGCGGGTACTCAGAGAGTCGATTGGCTGACTTCGTTCCAACAGTATCGCCGGGACCTGCTGGCCTTTTTGACACGCAAGCTGGGTTGTCACGATCTGGCCGCCGATTGTGTTCAGGAAACGTATCTTCGACTGGTGAGTCTGGGACCGAGGCTCACCATCGAGCATCCCCGCGCCTTTCTGTTTCGGATCGCCTCGAATCTGGCGATCGATCACCTGCGGCGTTCTCAACGGCAGATTGAGATCCTTTCCCCTGACCCGCTTCCCGTCGAGGTGCCCAGCCGGGAGCCGTCCGCCGAGGATGCCCTCCATGCCAAGCAGACGGTGGCGATCCTCTCGGCGGCCGTGGCGGAACTCTCTCCTAAATGCCGGCAGGCGCTCATCCTGAACCGGCTGGAGGGGAAAAGCCATGCTGAGATCGCCGCACACCTCGGCGTCTCAGAAAGCATGGTGGCCAAGTATATCGCGCAAGCCCTCAAACATTGCCGCCGCCGCCTTCGCTCGAATTGGCCGTGA
- a CDS encoding HEAT repeat domain-containing protein: protein MRTWVCSLSLLLLFGIFSADTWARREALTPEQKAKLEKAERVLIEVLSITDKGEIPPGHLADIVAQRMKEFGYTVVTDPAQSHDVVFRVKCEQRKVWEGTTSMGSDADLPDSPSRVWKGPACQLLYLLDGKKMGWRKEVRTDFPDAQKAAAEAKVEDPGAHAMAKLGERLQAYDFPALIAAEWGQEDRLLKFLDDPTTTQERKVKIIGLLGYLFSTKSVPRLLEALKGPDVEIAKAAAIALGNIGRKETIPVLIEVLKTGKPELRAAAAKGLGIVGALHGDFAIIDPLLEALKTDDLTVKTEVAWALGKLPDRRAYDPLFAIQKSLFKINDTTADPKVIKLKEAVNWSLKQIDTWEYLQ, encoded by the coding sequence ATGAGAACGTGGGTGTGTTCCCTTTCTCTTCTTTTATTGTTCGGCATTTTCAGTGCCGACACGTGGGCGCGACGGGAGGCGTTGACGCCTGAACAAAAGGCCAAACTTGAAAAAGCCGAGCGCGTGTTGATCGAGGTGCTGTCTATCACCGATAAGGGGGAAATTCCGCCGGGACATCTCGCGGACATCGTGGCCCAGCGCATGAAGGAGTTCGGCTATACGGTCGTCACCGATCCTGCCCAGTCCCATGACGTGGTGTTCCGGGTGAAGTGCGAGCAGCGGAAGGTCTGGGAAGGGACGACGAGCATGGGAAGCGATGCCGACCTGCCCGATTCCCCGTCGCGGGTTTGGAAAGGACCTGCGTGCCAGTTGTTGTACCTGTTAGACGGGAAGAAGATGGGGTGGCGGAAAGAAGTCAGGACGGATTTTCCGGATGCGCAAAAAGCGGCCGCGGAGGCCAAGGTCGAGGACCCGGGCGCCCATGCGATGGCCAAACTCGGGGAACGCCTCCAGGCGTATGATTTTCCGGCGTTGATCGCCGCCGAATGGGGCCAGGAGGATCGGCTGCTGAAATTCCTCGACGATCCGACGACGACGCAGGAACGGAAAGTGAAAATCATCGGCTTGCTCGGGTACCTGTTTTCGACCAAGTCGGTGCCGCGTTTGCTCGAAGCACTGAAGGGGCCGGACGTAGAAATTGCCAAGGCAGCCGCCATCGCCCTGGGAAACATCGGCCGGAAGGAAACCATCCCGGTCCTGATCGAAGTCTTGAAAACGGGGAAGCCTGAGCTGCGGGCCGCCGCGGCCAAGGGTCTGGGCATCGTGGGCGCGCTTCACGGCGACTTCGCGATCATCGATCCGTTGCTGGAGGCGCTGAAAACCGACGATCTGACGGTCAAAACCGAGGTCGCCTGGGCGCTGGGCAAACTGCCGGATCGCCGAGCCTACGACCCGCTGTTCGCCATTCAAAAATCGCTCTTCAAGATCAACGATACCACTGCGGATCCCAAGGTCATCAAACTCAAAGAAGCGGTCAATTGGAGTTTGAAGCAAATCGATACCTGGGAGTATCTGCAATAA
- a CDS encoding TonB-dependent receptor, which translates to MASAPRATATCRAFIIAALAMQPIHAQAQPDLRHDQPHPIGRHGPVHARVAQATPESPQVRTVEFHIEPQPLGPALTQFADQANLRLLFTSEMTEGLTTDGVIGFHRPGDALRIVLKDTGLDYRITAPNTITLVKEFHRRSDDRSAASSDSQSGEHETPEDRAERDGQKPVKVPEVVVKEVREGDYAVEEVSSATRLPAPQRDLPLSVDVITRQVMDDRKAVRIEDVIRNISGTSIPHGAGGRAERFNIRGFTTDVNIFKNGFRDDSTFSSRTQREVANLERIEVLKGPGSFLYGRTDPGGIVNLITKKPLSSPYYAADMIVGSYNLYRPTIDVSGPLMSGKSLLHRFNGVYEHAHSFRDLVVSERFFAAPTIGWQLGSRTNFRFEGEFLYDTRPIDRGLVAVGTGVANIPVSRFLGDPFRRNTYNQGKATLILLHEFSDAWAWRSAFRAAVASEDYNSVEPSFLATDNETLFLAGFKIPQLVQSHYLQNELVGRFHTGPIGHRMLAGVELGRETHRTRVDFAGVSNTMNIFNPVYSFNVGAFSTTFDGTLTNNILGAYVSDLIELRENLKLTFGGRFDIFDQHFDDRLAGTETKQTDTFFNPMVGLVYQPVKPVSLYANFSKSARQLDNFSVFRAMTPAGTLPEPETARQYEAGIKTELIEGRLFANTAVFRIEKKNVQRFLFTGVPPAFGDIVQTGEERSQGVELDVTGRILPGWDVIAAYAYIDAEITRGDAVVREGHTLPNAPLHSGSVWTVYTVQSGLLEGFGIGGGIYAAGKRQGDIDNTFQIPGFVRLDAALYYRKPEVMRRTNLIASINFRNLLDQRFFEGTQESRTSIIPGAPLTVIASIKLEFN; encoded by the coding sequence ATGGCGTCAGCTCCGAGAGCGACCGCAACGTGCCGCGCATTCATCATTGCCGCGCTGGCGATGCAACCGATCCATGCTCAAGCCCAGCCGGACCTGCGACACGACCAGCCGCACCCCATTGGCCGACATGGGCCGGTTCACGCGCGAGTCGCGCAAGCCACGCCGGAGTCGCCGCAAGTGCGAACGGTCGAATTCCATATCGAGCCTCAACCACTCGGACCGGCCCTGACACAATTCGCCGATCAAGCGAACCTGCGACTGCTGTTTACGTCGGAGATGACGGAGGGGCTCACGACCGATGGAGTGATCGGATTCCATCGTCCCGGCGACGCGTTGCGGATTGTACTCAAAGACACCGGCTTGGACTATCGGATTACCGCTCCCAACACCATCACGCTCGTCAAAGAGTTCCATCGTCGGTCCGATGACCGCAGCGCCGCTTCCTCGGACTCCCAATCCGGCGAGCACGAAACGCCGGAGGACAGGGCGGAGCGCGACGGCCAGAAACCGGTCAAGGTGCCGGAGGTCGTGGTCAAGGAGGTGCGGGAGGGGGACTATGCGGTCGAGGAGGTGTCCTCGGCCACGCGGTTGCCGGCACCCCAGCGCGACCTCCCGCTGTCGGTCGATGTCATCACCCGGCAAGTGATGGACGACCGGAAGGCCGTACGGATCGAAGACGTGATACGGAACATCAGCGGCACTTCGATCCCGCACGGCGCCGGCGGCCGGGCCGAGCGTTTCAACATCCGAGGGTTCACCACGGACGTGAACATCTTCAAGAACGGCTTCCGCGACGACAGCACGTTTTCCTCTCGGACCCAGCGGGAAGTCGCCAATCTCGAACGGATCGAGGTGCTGAAGGGTCCCGGCTCGTTTCTCTACGGCCGAACCGATCCGGGCGGAATCGTCAACCTGATCACGAAGAAGCCGTTGTCGAGTCCTTACTATGCGGCGGACATGATCGTCGGCAGCTATAACCTCTATCGGCCGACGATCGATGTTTCCGGACCTCTGATGTCCGGCAAGTCCCTGCTGCATCGCTTCAACGGCGTCTACGAACATGCCCATAGCTTCAGAGATCTCGTGGTCAGTGAGCGATTCTTTGCCGCGCCGACGATCGGCTGGCAGCTCGGCTCACGGACAAACTTCCGCTTCGAAGGGGAGTTCCTCTATGACACGAGACCCATCGACCGAGGCTTGGTCGCGGTCGGGACCGGCGTCGCGAATATTCCGGTCAGTCGCTTCCTTGGAGATCCCTTTCGCCGGAATACTTACAACCAAGGCAAAGCCACCCTGATCCTCCTCCATGAGTTCTCGGATGCATGGGCCTGGCGCTCCGCCTTCCGCGCGGCGGTGGCCAGCGAGGACTACAACAGCGTCGAGCCGAGCTTCCTCGCCACCGACAATGAGACGCTGTTTCTGGCAGGATTCAAGATCCCTCAGCTAGTCCAGAGCCATTATCTGCAGAATGAGCTGGTGGGCCGATTCCACACCGGGCCGATCGGACATCGCATGCTCGCCGGCGTAGAACTCGGACGGGAAACGCACAGGACCCGCGTGGACTTCGCCGGCGTATCCAATACGATGAACATCTTCAATCCTGTTTACTCCTTCAACGTGGGCGCGTTCAGCACGACCTTTGACGGGACGTTGACGAACAATATCCTGGGCGCCTACGTCTCGGACCTGATCGAGCTGAGGGAGAACCTGAAGCTCACCTTCGGCGGCCGTTTCGATATCTTCGACCAGCACTTTGATGACCGACTGGCCGGCACGGAGACGAAGCAGACGGATACCTTCTTTAACCCGATGGTCGGATTGGTGTACCAGCCGGTCAAGCCGGTCTCGCTCTACGCGAACTTCAGCAAATCGGCGAGGCAGTTGGACAATTTCAGCGTCTTCAGGGCCATGACCCCGGCAGGCACGCTTCCGGAGCCCGAGACGGCACGGCAATATGAAGCCGGGATCAAGACGGAGCTGATCGAAGGGAGACTCTTTGCGAACACGGCTGTCTTCCGCATCGAGAAAAAGAACGTCCAGCGATTTCTCTTTACCGGTGTGCCTCCCGCCTTTGGCGATATCGTGCAGACGGGGGAGGAGCGGAGTCAGGGCGTGGAGCTGGATGTCACCGGCCGAATTCTCCCCGGGTGGGATGTGATCGCCGCCTACGCCTACATTGATGCCGAGATCACCAGAGGTGATGCCGTCGTCCGTGAAGGCCATACGCTTCCCAACGCGCCTCTTCACAGCGGCAGCGTCTGGACCGTGTACACCGTCCAGTCAGGCCTGCTCGAAGGGTTTGGAATCGGCGGTGGCATCTATGCGGCCGGCAAACGCCAGGGGGATATCGACAATACGTTCCAGATCCCCGGCTTCGTGCGCCTGGATGCGGCGCTGTATTACCGCAAACCGGAGGTGATGCGGCGGACCAATCTGATTGCCTCGATCAATTTCCGGAACCTGCTGGACCAGCGCTTTTTCGAAGGCACGCAGGAAAGCCGGACCTCCATCATTCCCGGTGCGCCGCTCACCGTCATCGCCTCGATCAAGCTGGAGTTCAATTAG
- a CDS encoding type II toxin-antitoxin system VapC family toxin yields the protein MPYYYFDSTGLVKRYSSERGSRIVNKLLVKRGKVAILPTWAITDLYSTLSIRAKQGELTRDDCYSVIYRFEVESSQGLFHFIAPTMETFLSTKELILDFPHLRSSQALHLALALELKPLRLTVVSSDQHLLGACRPLGLHVINPEED from the coding sequence ATGCCGTACTATTATTTCGACTCGACCGGGCTGGTGAAGCGGTACAGCTCGGAGCGGGGAAGCCGCATCGTCAACAAGCTCCTGGTCAAGCGCGGGAAGGTGGCGATCCTGCCGACCTGGGCTATCACCGATCTCTATTCGACGCTCTCGATCCGCGCCAAGCAGGGCGAGTTGACCCGGGACGATTGCTATTCGGTCATCTACCGGTTCGAGGTCGAATCCTCGCAGGGCCTGTTTCATTTTATCGCGCCCACCATGGAGACGTTTCTGTCCACGAAAGAACTGATCCTCGACTTTCCACACCTGCGCTCGTCGCAAGCGCTCCATTTGGCCCTGGCCTTGGAATTGAAACCGCTTCGATTGACGGTGGTCAGCTCGGACCAGCACCTGTTGGGAGCTTGCCGGCCCTTGGGGCTTCACGTGATCAATCCGGAGGAAGATTAG